The Benincasa hispida cultivar B227 chromosome 9, ASM972705v1, whole genome shotgun sequence genome has a segment encoding these proteins:
- the LOC120085268 gene encoding NADH dehydrogenase [ubiquinone] 1 beta subcomplex subunit 2: protein MGGGGHGAGTTYKGMTLHQPKRWHTVTGKGLCAVMWFWVLYRAKQDGPVVLGWRHPWEGHGDHGHEH from the exons ATGGGAGGCGGTGGACACGGAGCTGGAACTACTTACAAGGGCATGACCCTACACCAGCCGAAGCGCTGGCACACCGTCACCGGCAAGGGATTGTGCGCCGTTATGTG GTTTTGGGTGCTATACAGGGCGAAACAAGATGGACCGGTCGTACTG GGCTGGAGACATCCATGGGAAGGCCATGGTGACCATGGGCATGAACACTAG